A genomic window from Camelina sativa cultivar DH55 chromosome 2, Cs, whole genome shotgun sequence includes:
- the LOC104730628 gene encoding scarecrow-like protein 23: MTTKPIDRDFPSSKTLENDGAAAIKLLSLLLQCAEYVATDHLREASTLLSEISEICSPFGSSPERVVAYFAQALQTRVISSYLSRACSPLSEKPLSVAPSQKIFSALQTFNSVSPLIKFSHFTANQAIFQALDGEDSVHIIDLDVMQGLQWPALFHILASRPRKLRSIRITGFGSSSDLLASTGRRLADFASSLNLPFEFHPIEGKIGNLIEPSQLGTRQGEAVVVHWMQHRLYDVTGNDLETVEILRRLKPNLVTVVEQELSYDDDGGSFLGRFVEALHYYSALFDALGDGLCEESGERFTVEQIVLATEIRNIVAHGGGGRRRRKRVKWREEFNRVGFRLVSLRGNPATQAGLLLGMLPWNGYTLVEENGTLRLGWKDLSLLTASAWISQPFH; encoded by the coding sequence ATGACTACAAAACCTATCGACCGAGATTTCCCTTCTTCCAAAACACTCGAAAACGACGGTGCCGCCGCTATCAAACTCCTTAGCTTACTCTTACAATGCGCTGAATACGTCGCCACGGATCATCTCCGCGAAGCTTCGACGCTCTTATCCGAAATCTCCGAGATATGTTCTCCGTTCGGCTCCTCTCCCGAGCGAGTCGTCGCTTACTTCGCACAAGCGCTTCAAACGCGCGTGATCAGCTCTTACCTCTCCCGCGCGTGTTCTCCACTCTCCGAGAAACCTCTCTCCGTTGCTCCGTCTCAGAAGATCTTCTCCGCCTTGCAGACGTTCAACTCCGTCAGTCCTCTGATCAAATTCTCACATTTCACGGCGAATCAAGCGATCTTTCAGGCCCTTGATGGCGAAGACTCCGTTCATATCATCGACCTCGACGTGATGCAAGGTCTTCAATGGCCGGCTCTGTTTCACATCCTCGCTTCGCGTCCACGAAAACTCCGGTCGATTCGAATCACCGGATTCGGCTCCTCCTCCGATCTACTCGCTTCAACCGGCCGGAGACTCGCCGATTTCGCATCGTCGTTAAACCTTCCGTTCGAGTTTCATCCAATCGAAGGCAAAATCGGAAACCTAATCGAACCGAGTCAACTCGGGACGAGACAAGGCGAAGCTGTGGTGGTTCACTGGATGCAGCACCGGTTATACGACGTCACCGGAAACGATCTCGAGACGGTGGAGATTCTACGGAGGCTGAAACCGAATCTGGTAACGGTGGTGGAACAAGAATTGAGCTACGACGACGACGGAGGAAGCTTTTTAGGGAGATTCGTGGAGGCGTTGCATTATTACAGCGCGTTGTTCGACGCGCTTGGAGATGGATTGTGTGAGGAGAGTGGAGAGAGGTTCACGGTGGAGCAGATTGTGTTGGCGACGGAGATAAGAAACATTGTGGCgcacggaggaggaggaagaagaagaaggaagagagtgAAGTGGAGAGAGGAGTTCAATCGGGTCGGGTTTAGACTCGTTTCGCTTCGGGGTAACCCGGCCACGCAAGCGGGTTTGTTGTTGGGTATGTTGCCGTGGAATGGATATACTTTGGTCGAAGAGAATGGAACACTCCGTCTTGGTTGGAAGGATCTCTCGCTTTTGACCGCCTCTGCCTGGATCTCTCAGCCGTTCCActga